CAGCGCCACCGCACGCCGACCTGCATCGCCGTCGACGTGCTGATCCCCCAGGCGGGCGCCGTCGGCTATTACCACACCGACGGCTACCACACCGCCAGCGGCGAGGACTACGCCGCGATCTTCCGGCTGGCACCGGGAGCGCGCAGCGCCGAGTCGCTGCCCTTCGTGCATGCCGAGGTAGTGCGCCGCGATGGCCGGCTGCGCGGGCGCGAGTCGTTGCTCGACGCTTCGCTGGCGCTGCTGCGCACGCACCTCGGCAACCGTCCGCAGCAGAATCCCGTGACACAGTTCCGTGCCGTGTTTCCCGCCCACCTGGAGCGGCTGATGGCGCGCGGCGAGCCGGGCTTCCACCACTACGCCTCGGGCGTGCTGCGCCAGCTCGGCGCCAACTTCGAGCTGCTGGCGCGCTACCTGCGCTGGCTGGTGATGCAGGGACAGGAGGTCCCGGAGAAGGCGGCCGAAGCGTGCTACACGATGGCGTCGGAAGCGATGGTGATGCAGTTCCGGCTGATGCGCGCCGTGATCAGCCGCAAGCCGGATCGCTGCGAAGACTGCCTGGACCAGCTCGAGGCCTCTTACCAGGCCAGCGTGCCGGCGCTGGCCCGGCATTTCGGCGAGTATGCGCCATGACCGCCGCTGCCGAGGCCACGGGCCGGCGAGCCGCCGCCCTCATTTCGGCCGCCGTTCCGTCCGTCGACGTCACACCCCTCACCGCCTTCACCGACGTTGCGGGGCGCGCGCCTTGCGGCCCGTGGCGATGGCTGCAGACGCTGCCCGGCGCGGCACCGTCGCCCGCGGTGCTCGACGATGGCGCGTGCTGGCTGCCGGCGCCGGTGCCCGGTTCGGTTGCGATGGCCATGCAGGCGGCGGGCCGCTTGTGCGAAGGCGCGCCGGTGCCGCTGCACTGCCACGACTACTGGTACCGGCTGCGTTTTGCCGGACACGGACCGCGGCTGCTGCGGCTGCGCGGCCTGGTTCGCGGCACCGAAGCGTGGGTCAACGGGCGCCAGGTGATTGCCGTGGATGATGCGATCGGGCATGGCACTGAACTGCACGAGTTGCACGCACCGCATCAGTTGTACGAGGCCGCGATCGAACTGTCGGGCATGAACACGATCCACCTGTGCTTCCGCGCGCCGCGCGTGCTGCATCCCGCCGCGGCGGCAGTGCGTGGCTGGCGCTGCACGGTGGTGGCCGCCGCCGGCCACCTGGCCGGTTTTCTTCCGCGCGCCTTGCCGTTGGATGAGGTCGGGCCATGCCAGCCCGTCGAATTGCTTGCGCCCATCACGCTCTTTACGCCATTTGCGCCCCTTCCGGCACCGCTCGTTTCCGCCGGCCGCCCCGCGCTTCCACCCGTCTCCGACTTTTGCAGGAGGGCCCGGCACCTGCCGGCGCCGCTGCAGCGCGCTGCACGCTGATTGCGCCGTGGCCGGGCATCCGCTCGGCTTTCCGGCCAACCTCCCGATGGATGAGCGCTTCCCAACCATTCGCCTACTGTCGCAGCGCCTCGCCATGACGCTAAATAGAGTCACTGGCTTGCAGTCAGCGCCGCAGCAGGGTCAACGGCGCAGCCAGGCAGTCGGAAACCAGTCATGCCGGTCCATGCCGGCGCTGAACGGGGACCGGCAAGGCTGAAGCCCGTTTTCCCGAGTGGCGTTCGCCGAGCCGGCTGGACGTTGTTCCCGAAAACGGGTTTGGACAGGGGGTACGAAAAATGATTACGCATCGGTCGGAACTGCATGTCAATCACCTGCTCAGCGCGTTGCCGCGTGGCGAGTGGGAAGCGCTGGCCCAGCATTTCGAGCTGGTCCGGCTGCGCGCCGGGGAGTTGCTCACCGATTCCGGCCAGCGCATCGTCCACGTCTACTTTCCAACCACGGCAGTGGTTTCGCTGCTGTCGCTGCTCGAAGACGGCGCGACCGTCGAGATCGCCGCGGTCGGCCATGAAGGGCTGGTCGGGATCCCGGTGGTCACCGGCGGCGACACCATGCCCAGCCGCGTCGAAGTGCGCAGCCCCGGCCTGGCCTACCGCATTCCCGCACGCATGCTGCGCGCCGAGCTGCCGCGCCTGCCCACGCTGCAGCGCGTGACGCTGCTGTACGTGCAGGCGATGCTGACGCAGATCGCACAGACCGCCGCGTGCAACCGCCACCACTCGCTGAACAAGCAGCTGTGCCGCTGGCTGCTGCTGGCGATCGACCGGCTCAGTTCCAACGAGCTGGTGATCACGCAGCAGGTCATCGCCAACATGCTCGGCGTGCGCCGCGAAGGCGTGACCGAGGCCGCGGGCAAGCTGGAGGACCTGGGACTGATCCACCACAGCCGCGGCCATATCACGGTACTGGACCGCTGCGGCCTGGAGAAGCATTCATGCGAATGCTACAAGCTGGTCAAGCGCGAATATGACCGGCTGCTGCCCGCGCTGGCCAGCGCCTGAACGGCGCTGCCAGCTGCCCCTGGCGGCGTGAGGTGGCCACGCGCGGCGCAGGACGCCGCGCTGATCCCATTTGAGGAGCGGTACCCGTGAGCAGACTGTCATATGCCAGTGCACCGGCGGAAGGTGCGGCCCCCCGGCGCGAAGCCCAGCCCGCCAGCACGCGCCAGGCGCGCGCGCTGATGGACCATATGGGCTGGATCGTCGCCGCGGGCGTTGTCGGCGCCGGCGTCGGCGCGCTGGTGGCGCTGTCCGAGCCGCCGCAATACCGTGCGCAGGCGCTGGTGCAGGTGGAGGGCCGCGACGGCGGCGTGCGCAGCGTGGCGCAGACGCAGGGCGCCGCCGGCTTCGACGCGGGGCTGCTCAAGAGCCGCGCCGTGGTCGGGCCCGTGGTGGAGCGGCTGCGCCTGGATATCACCGCGCAGCCGCTGCGCGCGCCGCTGGTGGGCGCGCTGGTCGACCGCTTTTCCACGCCCGGCCACGTGCGCGGCACCTGGCCCGCAAGCCAGGGCTATGCCTGGGGCGGCGAACGCCTGGTGGTCGACACCATGACCGTGCCCGAGGACCTGGTGGACCAGCCACTGGTGTTCGAGACGCGCCGCGACGGCGCCTACCGCCTTTTCGACCATGACGTGCTGCTGCTCGAGGGCCGTGTCGGGGAGACCGCCAGCGGCAACGGCATCACGCTGCGCGTGGACCGCATCGAGGCCGCGCCCGGCACGCGCTTCGCACTGACGCGGCATGACCTCGCGCGCACCGCCGAGGCCGTGCGCAAGGGCCTCCAGGTCGAGAGCGAAGGCGCGCAGATGTCCGCGAGTCAGGGCAGCGCACCGGCGCAGCCGGGCGGCACGGTGCGCGTGGGCTGGCAGTATGCGGACCGCCAGCTTGCTGCCGAGCTGGTCAACGGCGTCACGCGCGCCTATATCGACGGACAGACCACCAAGCGCCGCGAGGACGCCGCCGGCACGCTGGCCTTCCTGTCGAACGAATTGCCGCGCGTGCAGGCCGAGCTGACCCGTGCGGAAGAGGCGCTGACGCGCTACCGCGCGCGTACCGGCTCGATGGCGCCCAGCCGCGATGCGCAATCGTTCCTGAACAACAGCATGGAGTACCAGCGCCAGATCGCCGCGCTGCGGCTGGAGCGCACACGGCTGCTGCAGCGCTTCACCACCGAGGCCAATGAAGTGCGCATGGTCGACAGCCAGATTCAGCAGATGACGCGCGAGCGCGCCGAGATCGATGCGCGCATGCAAAGCCTGTCGGCCTCCGAGCGCGAATCGGTGGCGCTGACGCGCGACGTCAAGGTGGCCGAGGACATGTACATGGCCCTGCGCACCAAGGTCGAGCAGCTGTCGCTGATGCTGTCCGACAGCTCCAGCCAGCTGCGCGTAATCGACGCCGCGATCGCGCCGGTGACGCCGGTGGGGATCGGCACGTGGCCGTTCGCTTCCGTGGGCGCGCTGCTCGGGCTGTGCCTGGGCGTGGCCGGCATCAACCTGCGCCAGCGCCTGCGCCCGTCGGTGGCCAGCGCGGCTGATGCCGAAGAGCGGCTTGGCATGGCGATGCTCGGCGACATCGCCTTCAGCAACGAGCAGGCCGATCTGGAGCGCCAGATCGAAACCAAGCGCAGCCTGGGCATTGCCGCGGGCTTCACGCTGCCGACCGAGGCGCGCCTGGGCTGGCCCGAGCCGGGCACCGAGGTGATCGATGCCGTGACCGCGGCCGCGCCGGAGGACAAGCGCGCGCGCGCCGAACGCCTGCTGCGCCAGGGCCTGCACGACCAGTACCTGCTGGCGCGGCGCGCGCCGCATTCGCTGGCGGTGGAGGGATTGCGTACCTTGCGTGCGGCGCTGCACTTCGCGCTGCGCGATGCGCCCAATTGCCTGGTGGCGATCACCAGCCCGGCCAGCGGCGCGGGCAAGACCTTTACCGCGGTCAACCTCGCGGTGCTGTTTGCCGAGGCCGGCCAGCGCGTGCTGCTGATCGACGCGGACCTGCGCCGCGGGCGCGTGGCGGACTGGTTCGACCAGCCGGTAGAGCCGGGCCTGGCCGAAGTGCTGGCCGGGCGCGCCGCGATCGCCGACGCGGTCAGGCCGAGCGTGGTCAGCGGCCTGTTCCTGCTCAATCGCGGCGCGGCGCCGGCGAATCCGTCCGAGTTGCTGATGCTGCCGGCGCTGGCGGAAACGCTGCGCCTGTGCGCGGGCCGCTTCGACCTGGTGCTGGTCGATACTCCGCCGGTGCTGGCGGTGGCGGATGCCACGCTGGTGTCCAACCTGGCAGGCTCCACGCTGGTGGTGGTGCGCGCTGACGTAACCGCGGCGGGCCAGGTTGACGACGCCCTCAAGCGCCTCGCGCATGCCAACGCGCGGCTGGCGGGCGGGATCCTGAACGGGGTCATGCCACGGCGCAGCAACAGGTCGGACTTCAATACCATCAATCCCTATCTGGGCATGCCCTTGCCCAAGGCGGAAGCGAAGCGCCCGGCATTGACCAGGCAAGTCAATGGAGCGGAGAAAGCCTGAAGCTGGAGCTCAGGGTCGCGGGACGTGCCAGTTTCTGCGCGACATACGCACGAGCGCATGCAGCAACGCCGGCAAAGCGTTACGCAGAAACGGGTACGTCCGCATCGCGTGACGGCCCTCGGTCGGTGCCGCCTCCGCGCGGAGCTGCTCCATTGGTAGCGCTATGGCAAGAAGATCCTGACAGGGTCTTCGCCCCGAGGCCTGGATGTCCCTTCGTGCTTTCCCGCGCAAAGACCACGCATTGCCCTCGCAACTGCAGCCGGGCTTCTCCGCCCGGAGCTCGCCGTGCCCGGGCAGCCTTGCAGGCGTGCCGGCACCGCAGCCCATTGGTACGGAAGCGTACCGATTCGAGCCCGAAGTTCAGGCTAAATGGCTCAACACCATGCTTCCCCAAAATCTGGAGTCCCAGCATGAGAGCAGCCATACGTACCATCCTCTTGGAAGTGGCTCGTCTGAACGTGCCAGTTGAATCGTTGGACGACCACGCCGATCTGTATGAAGCAGGACTGTCGTCGCTGGCGACCGTGCACGTCATGATCGCGATCGAGAACGCTTTCGGCATCGAAATCCCCGATCGCATGCTGACCCGCCAGCTGTTTCGCAGCATCGGCGCACTGGCGACGGCAGCCGAGCAACTCAAGAATGAGCAGGAGGCGGCGTGAGCCCCGCGCTTGCCAGCGTTGAGCTGGCACCTCCGCGCGCCGAGATTGCCGATGCCGCGCACTGGCTGGCGGCGGCCAGGCTGGTCGCCGCAGAAGCAGCACGGCATGCAGACCAGGTCGACCGGGACGCAAGCTTTCCCTGTCAGGCCTTCACGGTATTGCGCGAGCACAAACTGCTGGGTGCCATGGTGCCGACTGACCTTGGCGGTGGTGGCGCGCCGCTCGAGACGATCGCGGCGGTTTGCCGCGTGCTCGGCGCCGCCTGCGCTTCGACGGGCATGATCTACGCGATGCACCAGATCCAGGTGGCATGCCTGGTCAACCATGCCGGCAACAGTGCATGGCACGCGCAACTGTTGCAACGGCTTGGCGGCGAACAGTTGCTGCTCGCATCGGCCACCTCCGAAGAGGCTATTGGCGGTGCGTTGCGCAACAGCGGACGCGCGGTCAACGTCGACAACGGCAACCTCCATTTGCTGAAGATGGCGCCAACCATCTCCTATGGCGCCCACGCTGACGGAATTCTCGTGACGGCACGTCGACACCCCGATGCCGCGCCCACGGACCAGGTCATGGTGAGCGTTCTGAAGCCGGACTACACGCTGGACAACCTCTCCGCATGGGACACCCTGGGCATGCGGGGCACGTGCAGCAACGGCTTCCGGCTCGAAGCGCGCGGCCATACCGATCAGATCCTGCCGGTGCCGTTCGGCGAGATTGCGGACGTTACGATGACCCCCGTGTCGCATATCCTGTGGTCTGCCGTGTGGACAGGCATCGCGGCGGACGCGGTCCAGCGTGCCAAGGCACTGTTCCAGGGCCAGGCCCGTGCCCGACCCGGCACGCTGCCGCCATCGGCAACGCGCGTGGCTGAGGCCGTAGCCATCATCCAGATGCTCGATGGCCGCCTGGAGCTGGCGCTCAGCCACCAGCGCCAGCGGCAGGCAAGGCAGGGCGTGTCGGCGATGTTCAGCCTGGCGGCGGAAATGAATGGTCTCAAGACCAGCGTGTCGGTGCTGGCGCTCGAGGCAGTCCAGATCGCGATGCTGGTGTGCGGCATGGCGGGCTACAAGCATGGCACGCCGTTCAGCCTGGGACGCCACCTTCGGGATCTGTGGTCGGCGCCCCTGATGATCAACAACGATCGCATCCTGACCAACACCGCCAATCTGCTGCTGGCGGACCGGACTGCCTGAGGATCCGAGCATGGACGACACCAGCAACACTTGCACGCCCGACGAGAACGCATCACCTGTTGCGGGTGATCATTTTTTCCACGCCGTACCGGTGCGGGATCCGGACCTCGGCCGTCGTGCCTACCGGCAGGCGCTCATCGATGCCCGCGTGCTCTTTCCGACCAAGGTCGATGGCATTTATGGTCGCAGCGCGCTGTTCGAAGGCATTGCCGATGGATTGAACCTCGCCATCGGCAAGCTCGGAGCCGACCAGCATGCGGAAGTGATGCGATTTCCTCCCGCGATGCCGCGCGAGGATTTCGAAGCGAGCGAATACCTCAAGAGTTTTCCGCAACTGGCGGGGACGGTGCATTGCTTCTGTGGCGGCGAACGGGAACATCACCGTCTGCTCGCCCGTGTGGAACACGGTGAGAACTGGGCGGAGCAGCAGCGACCGACCGAAGTGGTGCTGGCACCCGCCGCGTGCTATCCGGTCTACCCGGTAGTGGCCGACCGCGGGCCGATGCCCCGTGGCGGCCTCGTGGTCGACGTGCTGACGTATTGCTTCCGCCATGAGCCCTCCATCGACCCCGCACGCATGCAGATGTTCCGCCAGCGCGAGTACGTGCGGCTCGGGACAGCCGAGCAGATTGTCGAATTCCGCCAGACATGGATGGAGCGTGGCCAGAAGCTGGCCAGCATGCTCGGGTTGCCGCACGAGGTGGATATTGCGAACGATCCGTTCTTCGGTCGTGGCGGCAAGATCGTCGCGGACAGTCAGCGTGAACTCAAACTGAAGTTTGAGCTGCTGGTGCCGATCAACGATGGCGCGCCCCCGACCGCTTGCATGAGTTTCAACTATCACATGGATCATTTCGCCCATGCGTGGCCGCTGCGCACCGATGACGGGGCGCTGGCCCATACCGGCTGCGTGGGCTTCGGCATCGAGCGCCTGACGCTGGCTTTACTGCGCCATCACGGCTTCGAACTGGCGCGCTGGCCGCAACGCGTGCGCGATGTGCTCGGAGGCATCTAGTCCAACGCCGCGAGCATTCGACCGGAACCGCGCAGAGTGTTGCCGGCTGATGCCGCTGGAGCCAATTTGCGAGGCAGTCGGCTGTGATCCGCCAGGCTGGCATCCCGGCCCTGCCGGGTTACGCGATGAAGGCAGTCCATGATGTCCCAAGGTTACCCGGACACAAACACCTCGATGCCTGATCCGGAGTCATTCCCTGACATCCGATCGGGCATCCCCATTGGCAACGCCGTGCTCGGTGGCGAGTGGACGTGGATACAGACGGGCGCCGGTGCAGCCGACAGTCCGGCGGGCCTGGATGGCACGGCGGGCTGGCTGCCGGCCCCGGTTCCTGGCACGGTGGCCAGCGCGCTGCGCGCCGCCGGTCGCTGGGACGACTCCGCGCCGCCGCCACTGCACCTGCATGACCATTGGTATCGTGTGCGCTTTGCCGGGCGGGGCAGGCAAGTGCTGCGCTTTAACGGACTCGCCACAGTGGCCGAAGCCTGGCTCAACGGAAAACTCGTGCTGGGTGTTCAGCATATGTTCGCCGCGCACGAGGTCGAGGTCGACCTGGACGGAGACAACCTGCTGTATCTCTGTTTTCGGGCGCTGCATCCATGGTTGCGCAAGCGGCATGGCGCAGTGCGCTGGAAGCCCAGAATGATCGTGCCCCCCACCTTGCGTACGGTCCGCACGACCCTGCTTGGCCATATGCCGGGCTGGTGCCCGCCGGTGCATGCGGTGGGGCCCTGGCGTTCCGTAGAGTTGCTCGATCCGGCAAGCGACGACATTCTTCACGGCGTGCGCGCTGACATGTCGGCGCAAATGCCGGAAGGACACGGCGTCGTCTCGCTGCGGCTGCATTTCCCGGGGGCAGCGCCGGCTTCGGGGTCGTTCGAGGCAACAGACGGTGAGGGTTGCCGCCATCCCGGCACACTCTCGCGCATTGACAGGCACACC
This genomic window from Cupriavidus oxalaticus contains:
- a CDS encoding acyl-CoA dehydrogenase family protein, with amino-acid sequence MSPALASVELAPPRAEIADAAHWLAAARLVAAEAARHADQVDRDASFPCQAFTVLREHKLLGAMVPTDLGGGGAPLETIAAVCRVLGAACASTGMIYAMHQIQVACLVNHAGNSAWHAQLLQRLGGEQLLLASATSEEAIGGALRNSGRAVNVDNGNLHLLKMAPTISYGAHADGILVTARRHPDAAPTDQVMVSVLKPDYTLDNLSAWDTLGMRGTCSNGFRLEARGHTDQILPVPFGEIADVTMTPVSHILWSAVWTGIAADAVQRAKALFQGQARARPGTLPPSATRVAEAVAIIQMLDGRLELALSHQRQRQARQGVSAMFSLAAEMNGLKTSVSVLALEAVQIAMLVCGMAGYKHGTPFSLGRHLRDLWSAPLMINNDRILTNTANLLLADRTA
- a CDS encoding polysaccharide biosynthesis tyrosine autokinase; translated protein: MDHMGWIVAAGVVGAGVGALVALSEPPQYRAQALVQVEGRDGGVRSVAQTQGAAGFDAGLLKSRAVVGPVVERLRLDITAQPLRAPLVGALVDRFSTPGHVRGTWPASQGYAWGGERLVVDTMTVPEDLVDQPLVFETRRDGAYRLFDHDVLLLEGRVGETASGNGITLRVDRIEAAPGTRFALTRHDLARTAEAVRKGLQVESEGAQMSASQGSAPAQPGGTVRVGWQYADRQLAAELVNGVTRAYIDGQTTKRREDAAGTLAFLSNELPRVQAELTRAEEALTRYRARTGSMAPSRDAQSFLNNSMEYQRQIAALRLERTRLLQRFTTEANEVRMVDSQIQQMTRERAEIDARMQSLSASERESVALTRDVKVAEDMYMALRTKVEQLSLMLSDSSSQLRVIDAAIAPVTPVGIGTWPFASVGALLGLCLGVAGINLRQRLRPSVASAADAEERLGMAMLGDIAFSNEQADLERQIETKRSLGIAAGFTLPTEARLGWPEPGTEVIDAVTAAAPEDKRARAERLLRQGLHDQYLLARRAPHSLAVEGLRTLRAALHFALRDAPNCLVAITSPASGAGKTFTAVNLAVLFAEAGQRVLLIDADLRRGRVADWFDQPVEPGLAEVLAGRAAIADAVRPSVVSGLFLLNRGAAPANPSELLMLPALAETLRLCAGRFDLVLVDTPPVLAVADATLVSNLAGSTLVVVRADVTAAGQVDDALKRLAHANARLAGGILNGVMPRRSNRSDFNTINPYLGMPLPKAEAKRPALTRQVNGAEKA
- a CDS encoding acyl carrier protein — protein: MRAAIRTILLEVARLNVPVESLDDHADLYEAGLSSLATVHVMIAIENAFGIEIPDRMLTRQLFRSIGALATAAEQLKNEQEAA
- a CDS encoding Crp/Fnr family transcriptional regulator — encoded protein: MITHRSELHVNHLLSALPRGEWEALAQHFELVRLRAGELLTDSGQRIVHVYFPTTAVVSLLSLLEDGATVEIAAVGHEGLVGIPVVTGGDTMPSRVEVRSPGLAYRIPARMLRAELPRLPTLQRVTLLYVQAMLTQIAQTAACNRHHSLNKQLCRWLLLAIDRLSSNELVITQQVIANMLGVRREGVTEAAGKLEDLGLIHHSRGHITVLDRCGLEKHSCECYKLVKREYDRLLPALASA
- a CDS encoding amino acid--[acyl-carrier-protein] ligase, whose amino-acid sequence is MDDTSNTCTPDENASPVAGDHFFHAVPVRDPDLGRRAYRQALIDARVLFPTKVDGIYGRSALFEGIADGLNLAIGKLGADQHAEVMRFPPAMPREDFEASEYLKSFPQLAGTVHCFCGGEREHHRLLARVEHGENWAEQQRPTEVVLAPAACYPVYPVVADRGPMPRGGLVVDVLTYCFRHEPSIDPARMQMFRQREYVRLGTAEQIVEFRQTWMERGQKLASMLGLPHEVDIANDPFFGRGGKIVADSQRELKLKFELLVPINDGAPPTACMSFNYHMDHFAHAWPLRTDDGALAHTGCVGFGIERLTLALLRHHGFELARWPQRVRDVLGGI
- a CDS encoding DUF1839 family protein; this encodes MYGDTKMRGRGGPGLRGGNPVWSHVNCHVDLWIELLHGLELPPVAALPCAVRQDFEADHFTQCRFPVADLERLYGLTAHALTLYDSLESHVAAQTARGHLVVIELDSGQLPPPPGAGYQRHRTPTCIAVDVLIPQAGAVGYYHTDGYHTASGEDYAAIFRLAPGARSAESLPFVHAEVVRRDGRLRGRESLLDASLALLRTHLGNRPQQNPVTQFRAVFPAHLERLMARGEPGFHHYASGVLRQLGANFELLARYLRWLVMQGQEVPEKAAEACYTMASEAMVMQFRLMRAVISRKPDRCEDCLDQLEASYQASVPALARHFGEYAP